AGGTCCTGGGTTCAAACCACACTGTTAGCCCAGATGGGTTCAAGTACATGAATaagtctctctccctccagctaCAAGCACATCCGACCCAAGCACTGCTCTTTTCATCCTTGCCtcatttctcttctccctccctccgctATCATTTATCTCACGCTGACACTGTGCTTCGCTCTTTCCAGCATGCTGGCACACAGGGTATTTGAAAGATGCTACAGTTATTGAGTTGCACTGCAGCCCCCTGCGATCGCTCTTTCAGCACTTGCTTCTTGTCTTTAAATCATAACCTGACATTTGTCAGTTTGCACCTGGGAATGTTTCTGCTTCAACCTCAGCAGTCCAAGTCCAGAACCCAACACTCCATGCATTTCCCAGCTGAACTGATGAAGAAAAGCCGGAGTGGAGTGGCAGAAATGAAACTTGTCTGCATTTATCTCAACACTCCTGGCCTGTTCCAGGTTAGACACTCTGAAGTTTTACCAGTGCGGGTGGGTTGGGGAAACAGAAAAGACATTAGTTTGCACATACGCAGCCCCCTTTCTTTTGAAGAGCTGTCTAGACTAATGCACCAGACCATATGTACGGGGCCCTTCCCCAACACCGAGATGCAGATGAAGCAGGGCAGCTGCTTAACAGCATGCAGCAGCCCTGCACGACGGTTTCCTTATTTATGGCACAGAAGTCGAGAGGAATGCtatatgtggggggagggatagctcagtggtttgagcattggcctgctaaacccagggttgtgagttcaatccctaagggggccatttggggattggccctgctttgagcagggggttggactagatgatctcctgaggtcccttccaacactaataatctataTCCAATTGGAAGTGCAGGGGAATTTAGAGAAGGCAAGGGCCCCAGATATATAGGAATTGTCTCAGGGGAACACTTATCTTCTGGTAATTTAAGCCCCAGGAAGCTGTAAAGATGTGGTTAGCCCATGGTCAAGCAACAGCAAGACTTGTCTGGCCTTGCTCATTAATtggctgctgcagccccctaTGATCAATGCTAAGAAAATAGCTTCCACTGGTGTTTCAATGAGATGAGCAGGACGTTGTCTCTAACCCATCTGTCTATCTAGCTGGGTCCTTTCATTAACAACATACTACATGCAGGTGCCCACAACACCCACACATGTAGTGTAGAGGACTCTTAGGTATAACATGGGAAGCAGCAATGCAATCTTCTCGGTGCAACCTCAGTAAGATGTGTTGTGAAGGGACACCTCTTGGAGCGGAAGGGTAGTTTGGCCTCTCTGACCATTCTGTCCATGGCCTCCCTGATGAAATGGTTAAGCATTGTGGTGTGGGAGGTTTGCAATGTGATGCACCGGCCTGCAAGGAACTGGATTGAGACCAACAAACTCATTGCACATAGGCCATCAGATTGCCCATGGATAGGAGCAGCGTTGGTCATCTGCAGATGAAAGGCTCCCTATCTCAGTGACCTGCCCACTCCTGGTAATAGTCTTTATGGGTCTGTGCATTGTTTCTTCTGCTCTGGCTTTGCAGGATGGGAAGAATAGCTCCCTACTGAACAATGACATCTTAGGGGCCACCCTTGCAAACACCCGCGTCACCAACCTCACTGAGCCTGTGGAGATCCGGTTCTGGCATAACCAAACACTGGTGAGCTGGTGATCATGGCCCACAAAGGCATTTAACAGCAGCTATCACTCTGGGCAAGAGATGGCAAATAGCTCTCCAGGGCACCGGAGAGGGGAGGTCAGTGTAGCTGAAGTCTCAGGAACAGCCAGGGCTCTTGAAACCCAGTGGGAATTCAACCTGCTGCTTGAAGGGTGGATTTGGGCCAGTATCTCTCTGCCTCGGTGTGCAAAGAGGTGGGAGTGAGCACATAAggacctccccctccctgagccctgaCACCATTAACTGCCTGGGATCCCAAAGGGGAAAGCGATCCTGCTCCCTGCTAGCAGTGTGCTCAGGTGCTAGGGGCCTGGCAGGGAATGGCAGGCTAAGAGCAAGATCTCCCCTGGTCTGTACCACCCAGTAGAACTAGCTTGGCACGGAGGAGGGAGCATGCCACTTCCTCGAAGGGAATGCAGCGGGCATGCCCATGTGTGCTCCCTGGGAGGAGTTCTAGCTGAGGCAGAAGCTGTAGCAGAAAACAGAGTAGCTGCTGCAGGGATGGAGTGGGGCTTTTGAAATGCTTCTCTCCTTCTCTGACTTCACCTGGAGCTACGGGAGAGAGGCGGGAGGTCCTGGATCATTGCAACTAATAAGGTGTgtggtggttggttggtttttaacCACAAACCCAGTGCAGCCCCACTGACCCCTGCCAACTCTTTGTGAAATGTTGCTGAGACTCTGGGGGTCAGCCCACATGCAAGTTGTCTTTGTCCGGACTGGGGGGCAGGTGGGAATTTTTAGCTGGGAGAGACGTGCCCCCAAAGTGGGCACCATGCAATGTAACCAAACTGTGCAGACGTAGGAGGAAGCATTTGACCTTTGTGCTCTCGGGTATATTGGAGACACGTCGGAGAGCAGCAGTGAACTGATTACAGGGATTTAGAGGAAAAGATTGCAAAGCAGAATGTCCAAATGACAGAGCTCTAAGACAGCTGCTTGATAAGtatgtagggccagatcctcacctggtgtaaatctgctTCAGGGAAGCTacgctaatttacaccagctgaaaatctagGTGTAAgcagggagaaagaaaagagCATAGGGTACTCCATAGGGGTATTATTACTCCAAAGGGTTATTATTACGAACTCAGAGTAACAGGATAAAACTGATTAACTATCAAATATTTCCTCACTACACTGCAGTATAGTCTCCCAAGTGATGCAGTCGATTCCTGTGATGGGGCTTCATGTTAATAGTGGGAAGGAAAAAGTGCTGGGAAATTTGCTGTAGGGAACAACGCTGCATAGGCAGGAGGGACCAGTCACAAAACTTTTCTCTAATGAGCCCAGGTTATGTACATTGCTTGGAACTAAGGGAACACAGACATCTCACCATATGCCTCATgttttctccccctgccccccaactagGATAACTCAAATGCGAGCTGTGTCTTTTGGGTGGAAGGAACAGGTAATTATGACACTCACGGCATCACGCGGTACCTGTACATGCATGCAAGgaaggaggaagtggcaaaacAGAGATGGTGGGAGTCGTTCAATGGAGAGCACATTGCCTTAGACACCAGGGGGACCTAAGGACCAATCATGCAGCTGCAATTTACCAGACTGACTCTGGGGTTTCATGCTATGACCATCCCTGTCTGCTGCCAGACTATACTCACCCCAGCCACCTTGCCAGGAGAACCTGGGAACCCCGACCTCCCTTGGCTCCCAGCAACAAACATCCTCCTGCCATCCCAGAGCAGCTAAAAGCTGCCAAACCCTCCTCCGCTCCGTGCTGCTTACAGAGAAGCCCCCTCTGTGCACAGAGCCTTGCTGAGCGTAGGGCTATATGGAGACCCACACTGGCACCTTTTGGAGGACTAAACCCCACACCTCTCAGGGGTTTCCTGAGTGAGTGCCATTGTCATGCATGAATTGGGTGGAAAGCAGGCCCAGGTCAGCCAGAGCCATCTGCAAACAGCCAAGCAGGGCACAGGCACTTCCCACAGGCTTGTAAAAGCAACTCCCATTTTTATGCCCTGCTTCCAAGGAAGGAGTCATATAGACACCCAGGgccatagaatttaaggccacaaAGGACCCCCAGATCCTCTAGACTGGCCTCATGGATCATCGGCCACTAAAAACACAACCAAGCACCAAACCACCACCCACCGAGCGGAACGTTACAGCCCTCAGAGACTGAAcaattgtgtgccacaggcagagaacagggacTCAGGTTCCCCCAGTGCCTGGGGCCCCTGCAATGACTTGGAATTAAGTGAGATGCACCCAGATAaacctggcaagtgacctgcccCCCACGCTGCAGAAGGCAGCACAAAAACTGCTCCAAGGTCCTTGGCCCTGAGAACTGGAGGCTTCCTGCTCTTAGAGGGCCTGAAGGTGCCCAGGGCTGGATCTTAGGGGATGGCAggggagggtgcagggagagggggggaggggaCGCAAGCTGTCCCTCTGGTGCAGGATTTGGGAGCAGCGTGGGAGACATTTTGTCCTGCTAGCTTTATTCCTTCCCTCCACTATATGCATGAGAACAGCTCTCCAGGGTTGGGCACCAACCCACGTGAGTCCTAGTGCTGTGTAGCCTTGAACCACAACTAGCCCAAACCCAGTCCCAATGCCGGCCTACGTCTAATGTCAACACTCCCTGCTGCAGTAGCAACACGAGATCACATCTTGCCCCACACTCTGATTGTTTTTGCTGTTGAAGAtacagggtaacattttcaaaagtgccgaagccccactgaaaatcaatgggcTTTGGGCTCCTAAGTGAGTTggtgctttggaaaatgttgCCTATGGGCTTTCCCGAGGCTCTGCCTCACTGTTCAGTGGCTGTGGGCTGCTTTCCTTAAGGACGTTTCTCCCTCTTGCAGAAAACAACAGCCTGGGGAACTGGAGCAGCGTTGGCTGTGAGACCATCCACTGGAAAGACGTAGTGCTGTGCCAGTGTAAACACCTCACCTACTTCGCTGTGCTGCTGGTAGGAAGGCTGTTTCTCCCCCACTGCTCTTGCTCTGTTTGGGGATGTATGAggctctctcccccgcccccagccaccAGCCACAGTCTTTGCTCCCTCTCAGTCCCTGTCTCTCAGGTGCTCTAGtgcaatggttttcaaactttttttctggcaacccagttgaagaaaattgttgatgcccatgacccaatggagctggagatgaggggtttggggtgtgggaggggatcagggttggggaagagggttggggtgcagggctgagagctgcggggtggggctgggaatgaggggttcagggtatgggaggggctctgggctggagcaggaggttggggtattggagggggtcagggctctgctctgggctgggagtgcaggctctggactggagccggggatgaagggtttggggtgcaggaaggggatctgagttttggggggctcagggctgaggcaggggattgggatacaGGGTTGGGGCTTGCTTCAgccagctcctggtcagcagcgcaGCAGGGGTGCTAAGTCAGGTTTCCTACCTATCTTGGCACTGTGGACCacgctgtgccccggaagcaggtctggctcctaggcagaggcgcacAAACGGCTACATGtggctcttgcctgcaggcacttcCCCCCAgcttggttcccagccaatgggagtgctaGGCCGGTGCTCAGAGCAGGAGGAGCGCGTggcaccccagagccccccctgcctatgagctggacctgctgctggctgcttccggtgTGCAGCGCGGTGTCAGAACAGATAGAGATTAGCCTGCCTCAGCCAGGCAGCACCGCCGATGGGACTTCTAATGGCCCAGttagcggtgctgaccagagccgccgcaACCCCAGTGCCTTCCATTGAAACCCACTGCTCTAAAGCACTcatccctctcccagggctgtttcctGTTTGTCTTCTCCCTGACTCATTCCCCGCCAGCCTCTCTCAGTGCTCTGAGCAGCTCATTTCCCCGCAGCTGAGCTCCACCATGAGGCCTGCTTCcgtttccttttcctctttcacACCTGCCCTGCAGGGGCTGAGAGACGCGCAGCACCATCCTCTGGGGCCGCCTCACTCCAGCACCCCAGTTACATTGGGGGGATGGCTGCACATGCGCGTACCCCCACAAGGGTTACACTAGGACccactctgccctgcccccccaccttcTCACCCCTCCTCTTGGACCTGCTGACCAACCTCTCTCACGGGGTCAGAACAGGGGGCTGAGCTTTGAGGCAGTTCCCCCATTCCCCTCTGAGCTCTGGAAGAAGGGAGGAGACAGGACAGAGGCCAGTGACATCCAGCAGCCTCAGGGATGGGTGCCAAGCTCGGGGGGGTGGAATAGGCTCCAGGCCTGAAGAAGCtggagggggttgaggggagaATGAAAGGCCAGAGCAGCCATGAAGGCCGAGTACTAGTGCAAAGGGCTGCATTCATTCctcacctcttcccctcctcatCCCATGCAGAAAATCTCCTCAGCGCCCATAAACAAGGCCATCCTGGCTCCTCTCACCTACATCTCCATGGTGGGCTGCAGTGTCTCGGCTGCTGCCTCGCTTCTCACCGTCCTCCACTACCTCGCCTCCAGGTAACCCCGTTGCTGTGCAGAGCGGCTCCTGCCCCTGGTGCCTAGCTGAGCTGAACCAACAGGGGCTCCCTCAAGAGAGATGCTAAACCAAATTCATCCTCGATGGGGACGTCCTCCTGAGGCCCCTGGGGTTACACCCGGGATAAGTTTGGCCCTTTTTGGAGAGTTACACTTGCCATTCCCACCCCACAAGTCGTCAAGTTCCTGCTTGAATTTCTGCAACGTTCTCCATCTGCTCCCAGGAGGGATCCAGTTATCCCTGGCCACATCCCTCGCAGCAGAGATGAGACAGGGgccaaagcagcagcaggtgTCAAGCAGCCGAGTTCCATTGAAATATATGGAACAATGCCGGCCCAcagcagcagaggatctggcccagggctTGGCTGTCATGAATTCTTCACTGAGGCTGCGGGACACAGACAGATCTTGTGGTTTTCTGGCTTTTTAGCTCCCAGCCTCActcaagccttgtctacactagaaagggttTGCTGGCACAATTATGCGCACCAACCTTCctagggcaggctcggccagggCCAGATTAATTCTCCTGTGGGACTGGGGCTACTAGATTTTGTGGGGCCtctgtatacaagtctttttcctgggagggagcttggtgcaggaggggctggagaaggattctgacctggggcaggggcttggggtggaggagggggtgcagggtctgggagggagtttggtgcaggagggggctccgggctagggcagagtgttggggtgcaggagggggtgcaaggtgtaggctccagccaggaggcgcttaccacaggtggctcccagCTAGCAGTGcaacagggctcaggcaggctacctgcatgggtcctggccacagggagctgcggggatggtgctgggggcaggggcagtgtgcggagccaccTCCCGCCCTACCAGGGACCggagagatgtgccagcagccagccacttctgggagcggcttggggccagggcaggccgCCTGAACTCCCTGGAGATTgctgcctgtgatttatttttccaGGAGCCCCCTTGAGCCAGGGCTCCGGGCTGCAGTCCCTAAAGCCCCTACCTTAATCCAGTCCTGGGCTCGGCTGTACTGCAACTGGTATCGTTTATACCTGCTGTCCGACGCACTTTGAAcggcatctacactagggctttggCCTGTAAAGAAAGAGAATAAAAGTCACACCCCTAACAGAACAGCTGGAGTCACCAGTGGTTCTAATACAGACCTGGCCTCGCTCAGTGTGCACTGCCTGTGTATCACCACATGGTCTTATGGACTCAGCCCCCAAGGAAGGGACAGGACATTTCCACACACTCCCCAATGTGGGCCTTATCGAGATGAGACAGCTCTGGCGTTCTCCTGTAGCACACGCTGACTGGAGGGGATGTCCcaggtggaggggctggggggcatggGCGGGCAGGAGTGGATTGTGTTGCATGCTTTGCACCCCCCCCGTCCCCATTTCGAGGGCAGTCAGAAGGAACTGAGTTCTATTCGCGGTGTTCATTTTAGGAAAAAGAGCAGAGATTATACAAACAGAATCCACATGAACCTGCTGGGTGCCCTCTTCTTGCTGAATGTCTTCTTCCTGCTCAGTGGGACCCTGGCATCCGTTCATTCCACATGGCTCTGCAGAGGCGCTGCTGCCTTCCTCCAATACTCCCTGCTCTGTTGCTTGACCTGGATGGCCATTGAGGGCTTCCACCTCTACCTGCTCTTGATCAAAGTCTACAACGTGTACATCAGGAGATACGTCCTCAAGCTGTGTGCCGTTGGCTGGGGTAAGTGCAGGTTCTCTACCCAGAAAGATGCCTCCCTCACAGCCCACGAGGAGCTTTGTTCCTCCTGCCAATACCACAGCCCTACCGCTGCACTCTCTGTAGTGTCACCAGATTCTAGTGAGAGATGTATCCACATTTCAATCACTCAAGATCTGGGGGGTGGTCAGACCCAGGCATTGGCCTGTGGGAGGGAGGCTGTCCACTGCTGATCAAAGTGCTCTTTTAGCTGCATTCTCAGAGCCAGAGGACAACGGCTCTAGAATTATATAGTAATTGTCTGTTTGCAATGCATGAGCTTGTTGCATAGTAAAGAAGTAGGGGCTGGTTGCAGAATTTATATCCAGATTTGGTTTCCAATCCTTCCTCAAATGCTCAGGGGTTTTGATGGGGCCCACCTCTCATGTCTACGTTTTCCATATTTgacaggggtgtgggggagggaatctACAGTGCCCTACCAACGTCTAATATTAGACAACCTGGTTTACCTGGAGTGTGCTGGGACAGCAGAAACTTCTTTGAGGGACAGAACTGCATCCTGCTCACACAGCCACGACCTGCTTTTGTGTTTCTGCTCTCAAAAATGGCCCCATATTCCATCACCACTTGTCCCATCTGCCTTACTGGATTCTTCCTTCCTCCAGTGTACTTCTCTTCCTACCTATGTCCAAGGGCCAGCTCCTTTGTATGCTACCCAGTTTCCTACCCTCCAATTACTTGGGTCCTTCTTATGTATTTCCATCATGTTCTATCATAGCTTAGTCAGTGTGTATCTCTCGCCCCCGCAGGATTGCCAGCCTTAACTGTGGTTAGCATTCTCATCTTCAAGGAAGAGGCATACGGGCTGCACATAATTGAAACTGACACGGGCTACAACAATACAACTATGTAAGTGTTAGACATGGGTTTGATGGTCCACACACAATCGTGTTCTGCCATAATGGGGTTAAGCAGGGGTTGAGGCTGGCTTCCCAGTGGTACGGTAGGTCTCCTAATCATTAAAAGCTTCTGTGCTCCCCAGTCCTTCCTGGTTCTTTTCCACATGGTCCTATCTTCTGCAGAATGCAGGATAAAAAATGTGGTTCTATTCTCCTAAGCCTTGTATCCTACCTCCAAGCAATGTGCCATCCATGAAGTGCTCTGATCAGATTCATGGGCAATGAAGATTAAGGCTCTGGCTATGCTATAGAGCTTACGGAGGtgcagaagctctcctgccaacatagcactgtccactcCAGTGCTTAGGTCAttataacttacatcactcagggatggCTTAGTCACACCCCTCAGTAACATAACTTATACCAACATACGCTGTCATGTGTACATAGCCTAAGTCCAACTCTCCAAAACATGGCGACTTTCCCGGCTGCATGATGCTGGtttagaacaattgcaccatttagcCAGCATTGTCCTCTTTCAGCCTGTCCCAGGATTGTGGGATGCTTTGAAAACTACAGTGCCATTCACACATCACTAGACCATTTCTGGTGGATGGTGCTGTCCTCTACTTGGAGTATGGAGCTATCCTCTGCCCAAGACATGCTCGGACTCCCCAGAGGCAATGCAATTTTGCAAGTATGTTGCCCTTCCCAAAGAACAGGGCAGGTCTCCAAAGCATGGTTCCAGCCCAAAACTGTGGTCCCATTTCCCCACAGATGGTTCCGCTCCCTTTCCATTGGCACTGAAATCCCATCTCAGCTATGGCGCGATAGGCTTCCTGCAACACGACACCCTTCTCATGCACCACTGTGGTCCCCCCTTTCCAAGGTGTGCGGGGATTTATTAAGGCAAATTAGAGCCTGAACTCACCAGCAACACTAAGCAGCCCCAAAAGCCTTTCCACTCCATCCGAGACAGATGTCCCTTCTGTCCTCCTCATAGGGAATCCCGTTTGCTGGCACGCAAAGCAGCTGGCTCCCCAGCAGCCTTGCACGGATGTCTGCTACCCTATCTGGGCTCTGACCACAAGGCTTGGATCCCCGGGGCCCTGCTGGAATGGTGTAATTCTCATGGCGTGGTGTCATTCCCAAAGCATGACATCCCTCCCCAGCCACAGGGTCAATCCCCACAGTGTGGCATCATCGTCATTAGCATACAAGagtctcctcctcttctccctcaggtGTTGGATCACAGACAAGGCCCAGGCTGTTCATTACATCCTCAACGTGGGCTACGCTGGAATCACCGTACTCTTCAACATGGTCATCTTAGTCACCGTCATGAGGATGCTGAGGAAATTGAGATCCAACATGAACAGTCAGAAAGAACAAGTGAAGAAGGATCTGGTGACAGTGCTGGGACTGACCTGCCTGCTAGGAACGACCTGGGCACTGGCCTTCCTCAGTTTCGGTGTCTTCTTGATTCCTCAGCTCATCCTCTTCACTATCATCAATTCCCTCCTGGGTCAGTGAGGCTGCAGGGCCCGTGTTCAGGCAGTGAGATGAATGGGATGGAACCAGAAGTAGTTTAAGACCTGAAGCAAAGCCCTGTCAAGGGAGATTCTGCAGAAGGAGGCTCAGAAGGCAGGGCTGGATTAGCTCCAGGGTTCTATTATCACTGTTTTAGGAGCAGCAGAATCCCTTCGAGCTTTCTGCTAGTTCCTGGTCATTGTGGTTATAAGTAGCATGGTTCTCAGCCACCACCAGGTCAgtgtgcttctgctgctgctgcccccacctctgaatccaggcgtggggaggggaaaggacatAGAGGTTGCTGTGAGGTCAGATGGCCCTGCTGCTATGTTACTCACTTATTGACATGGGCACCATGGAGCAACCCTAGTTACCGAAGGCTTACAATGTGCTTTCCACCTGCAGGGTTCTTCATCTGCCTCtggtactgcaccgtctgccgcCAGCCGGACCCCAGCCCCTCCACCGGGAGTTCTCAGATGACAAAATAACCAGGCCAGCCAGCTGGACTATGCTCCCAAAAGGGCACAGCTCACCCCCCCAGGAGCAGACTCACTTGCTGGAACTGGCCTGCCCCAGTTGCCCTAGGCAAGTCTGCGCTTCCGATGGAGGATTTAGCAAGGAAAGAGACACACTCCTCAGTGCCTTCACACACGTGGCAGCAAACAGTGCGACAATGAGCCTTCAAAGCAGCTTATG
Above is a genomic segment from Gopherus flavomarginatus isolate rGopFla2 chromosome 14, rGopFla2.mat.asm, whole genome shotgun sequence containing:
- the ADGRG5 gene encoding adhesion G-protein coupled receptor G5 isoform X1 yields the protein MRWSCMRALPFLLHNAVCAALGLEAAVRHTCFGQRSRHRVRDRRPYALRAKGETNLLEEVTILQEASRNEQHLEHHAEGLTLVDLPLLVSCCSSAPTGRLKQLEQMLLKVSFQEDNFTVICPNIQTFVFKIKPMNFRWLNLSSKSIPQSKSRTQHSMHFPAELMKKSRSGVAEMKLVCIYLNTPGLFQDGKNSSLLNNDILGATLANTRVTNLTEPVEIRFWHNQTLDNSNASCVFWVEGTENNSLGNWSSVGCETIHWKDVVLCQCKHLTYFAVLLKISSAPINKAILAPLTYISMVGCSVSAAASLLTVLHYLASRKKSRDYTNRIHMNLLGALFLLNVFFLLSGTLASVHSTWLCRGAAAFLQYSLLCCLTWMAIEGFHLYLLLIKVYNVYIRRYVLKLCAVGWGLPALTVVSILIFKEEAYGLHIIETDTGYNNTTMCWITDKAQAVHYILNVGYAGITVLFNMVILVTVMRMLRKLRSNMNSQKEQVKKDLVTVLGLTCLLGTTWALAFLSFGVFLIPQLILFTIINSLLGFFICLWYCTVCRQPDPSPSTGSSQMTK
- the ADGRG5 gene encoding adhesion G-protein coupled receptor G5 isoform X4, with the protein product MAESQQQVNTAELMKKSRSGVAEMKLVCIYLNTPGLFQDGKNSSLLNNDILGATLANTRVTNLTEPVEIRFWHNQTLDNSNASCVFWVEGTENNSLGNWSSVGCETIHWKDVVLCQCKHLTYFAVLLKISSAPINKAILAPLTYISMVGCSVSAAASLLTVLHYLASRKKSRDYTNRIHMNLLGALFLLNVFFLLSGTLASVHSTWLCRGAAAFLQYSLLCCLTWMAIEGFHLYLLLIKVYNVYIRRYVLKLCAVGWGLPALTVVSILIFKEEAYGLHIIETDTGYNNTTMCWITDKAQAVHYILNVGYAGITVLFNMVILVTVMRMLRKLRSNMNSQKEQVKKDLVTVLGLTCLLGTTWALAFLSFGVFLIPQLILFTIINSLLGFFICLWYCTVCRQPDPSPSTGSSQMTK
- the ADGRG5 gene encoding adhesion G-protein coupled receptor G5 isoform X2 — protein: MRWSCMRALPFLLHNAVCAALGLEAAVRHTCFGQRSRHRVRDRRPYALRAKGETNLLEEVTILQEASRNEQHLEHHAEGLTLVDLPLLVSCCSSAPTGRLKQLEQMLLKVSFQEDNFTVICPNIQTFVFKIKPMNFRWLNLSSKSIPSKSRTQHSMHFPAELMKKSRSGVAEMKLVCIYLNTPGLFQDGKNSSLLNNDILGATLANTRVTNLTEPVEIRFWHNQTLDNSNASCVFWVEGTENNSLGNWSSVGCETIHWKDVVLCQCKHLTYFAVLLKISSAPINKAILAPLTYISMVGCSVSAAASLLTVLHYLASRKKSRDYTNRIHMNLLGALFLLNVFFLLSGTLASVHSTWLCRGAAAFLQYSLLCCLTWMAIEGFHLYLLLIKVYNVYIRRYVLKLCAVGWGLPALTVVSILIFKEEAYGLHIIETDTGYNNTTMCWITDKAQAVHYILNVGYAGITVLFNMVILVTVMRMLRKLRSNMNSQKEQVKKDLVTVLGLTCLLGTTWALAFLSFGVFLIPQLILFTIINSLLGFFICLWYCTVCRQPDPSPSTGSSQMTK
- the ADGRG5 gene encoding adhesion G-protein coupled receptor G5 isoform X3, with the protein product MSNIWSTMRRDSPLWTCLFLYLAALLLQQAEAQERCQVPTQKGMKEEVNMVADMDNRMEKGGYVQSGKLDRLKQLEQMLLKVSFQEDNFTVICPNIQTFVFKIKPMNFRWLNLSSKSIPQSKSRTQHSMHFPAELMKKSRSGVAEMKLVCIYLNTPGLFQDGKNSSLLNNDILGATLANTRVTNLTEPVEIRFWHNQTLDNSNASCVFWVEGTENNSLGNWSSVGCETIHWKDVVLCQCKHLTYFAVLLKISSAPINKAILAPLTYISMVGCSVSAAASLLTVLHYLASRKKSRDYTNRIHMNLLGALFLLNVFFLLSGTLASVHSTWLCRGAAAFLQYSLLCCLTWMAIEGFHLYLLLIKVYNVYIRRYVLKLCAVGWGLPALTVVSILIFKEEAYGLHIIETDTGYNNTTMCWITDKAQAVHYILNVGYAGITVLFNMVILVTVMRMLRKLRSNMNSQKEQVKKDLVTVLGLTCLLGTTWALAFLSFGVFLIPQLILFTIINSLLGFFICLWYCTVCRQPDPSPSTGSSQMTK